One Heptranchias perlo isolate sHepPer1 chromosome 31, sHepPer1.hap1, whole genome shotgun sequence DNA segment encodes these proteins:
- the trim32 gene encoding E3 ubiquitin-protein ligase TRIM32, with product MATSLDPDIVREVLECPICMESFNQTVIRPKLLQCGHTICKQCLEKLIADSINGVRCPFCSKITRMNNLSQLSDNLTVLKIIDSASLSEAMCMVMCKVCRKRLPRNFCENCCLVLCEACKTDLHQVQGHTVVTIRAAAEQRRKEVGLKLAKLREMMADMQRKKTAVDTIAKNMQAKYKAIHQDYCRAERRIQEELAKSRRAFTSAVSEVEKMNNQILEEHAYLINIAEVQIVSRCDYLSTKIKQADTALLEEDIDEEDPDLTNNLPIQLTLQQVELVKGDHLEPTEVGQLETRPYTVPIEETLMETFTPTELTQEADSSKETASFLPPSSPPKGRMPESMASGPPNCQLLKKIGSHGNLPGMFHLPVSLCVTIQGEVLVADRGNFRVQLFNRKGFMKEIRRSPNSIDNFVLSFLGAELPNLIPLSVAVNSSGLIGVTDNYDNSVKIYTTAGQCVACHRNQLTKPWGIAAMPSGQFVVTDVEGGKLWCITVDRNVGVVNYSRLCSAVRPKFVTCDANGSVYFTQGLGLNLENSQNEHHLEGGFSIGSVSPEGQLSRQYSHFFAENEDFRCIAGMCVDANGNLIVADSGRKEILLFPKEGGFVSLIREGLVCPVGVAVSPKGQLLVLDCWDHCIKIFNYHSRRHITN from the coding sequence ATGGCAACTAGCTTGGACCCAGACATTGTTCGGGAGGTGCTGGAATGTCCCATCTGCATGGAGAGTTTCAACCAAACTGTAATAAGGCCCAAACTCCTGCAGTGTGGACACACCATCTGTAAGCAGTGTCTGGAAAAGCTTATAGCAGACAGTATAAATGGAGTACGTTGTCCCTTCTGCAGCAAAATAACCAGGATGAACAATCTGTCCCAACTGTCGGACAATCTTACAGTTTTAAAAATCATTGACTCGGCCAGTCTGAGTGAAGCAATGTGTATGGTCATGTGCAAAGTGTGCCGAAAGAGGCTGCCTCGAAACTTCTGCGAGAACTGCTGCCTGGTCCTTTGTGAGGCCTGCAAAACTGATCTTCATCAAGTGCAAGGGCACACTGTTGTGACAATTCGCGCTGCAGCTGAACAGCGGCGGAAGGAGGTTGGGCTCAAGCTCGCTAAGCTACGGGAAATGATGGCGGACATGCAGCGCAAGAAGACAGCCGTGGACACGATAGCAAAAAACATGCAAGCAAAGTACAAAGCAATTCATCAGGATTACTGTCGTGCTGAGCGGAGAATCCAGGAGGAGCTGGCCAAATCCCGCAGGGCTTTCACGTCGGCCGTGTCGGAAGTTGAAAAGATGAACAATCAGATCCTGGAGGAGCATGCTTACCTAATCAACATCGCAGAGGTGCAGATTGTGTCGAGGTGTGATTACCTCAGCACCAAAATCAAACAGGCTGACACAGCTCTTCTTGAAGAAGACATCGACGAGGAAGACCCTGACTTAACTAACAACTTGCCCATCCAGTTAACGCTGCAGCAGGTGGAACTGGTCAAAGGAGATCACCTGGAACCAACTGAGGTAGGACAACTTGAAACCAGGCCATATACTGTTCCCATTGAAGAAACACTTATGGAGACGTTTACCCCCACCGAGTTAACGCAAGAGGCAGACTCCTCCAAAGAAACTGCCAGCTTCCTCCCACCGTCGTCTCCTCCAAAAGGCAGGATGCCTGAAAGCATGGCCTCTGGGCCCCCAAACTGTCAGCTGTTGAAGAAGATCGGTTCCCATGGCAACTTGCCTGGGATGTTTCACCTCCCAGTGAGCCTGTGCGTGACCATACAAGGCGAAGTGCTGGTGGCAGATCGGGGAAACTTCCGAGTCCAGCTCTTCAATAGGAAAGGCTTTATGAAGGAGATTAGAAGAAGCCCAAACAGTATTGACAATTTTGTTCTCAGTTTTCTTGGTGCTGAGCTCCCAAATCTGATACCGTTGTCTGTGGCTGTCAACAGCAGTGGCTTAATCGGCGTCACCGACAACTATGACAACTCTGTTAAGATTTATACCACTGCGGGACAATGTGTGGCATGTCACAGGAACCAGCTGACAAAGCCCTGGGGCATCGCAGCAATGCCTTCGGGGCAGTTTGTTGTGACTGACGTAGAAGGCGGCAAACTGTGGTGTATAACAGTGGACCGTAACGTTGGTGTTGTAAACTACTCCCGGCTGTGCAGCGCGGTAAGGCCCAAGTTTGTGACCTGTGACGCCAACGGCAGCGTCTACTTCACTCAGGGTCTGGGCTTGAACCTGGAGAACAGTCAGAATGAGCACCATCTGGAAGGCGGCTTCTCCATTGGCTCCGTCAGTCCAGAGGGGCAACTCAGCCGTCAGTACAGTCACTTCTTTGCCGAAAATGAAGACTTCCGCTGCATCGCAGGTATGTGCGTCGACGCCAACGGGAACCTGATCGTTGCGGACAGCGGGCGCAAGGAGATCCTTCTCTTTCCCAAAGAGGGTGGATTTGTCAGCCTGATACGAGAAGGCTTAGTGTGCCCCGTGGGGGTAGCTGTGTCGCCCAAGGGCCAGCTTCTGGTGTTGGACTGCTGGGATCACTGCATTAAAATCTTCAATTATCATTCAAGGCGGCACATAACAAATTGA